In Pleurocapsa sp. PCC 7319, the following are encoded in one genomic region:
- a CDS encoding phosphotransferase — translation MNGAKSVGYTTQQLNQIKNGLDTLEKYLINIGYETNNFGIIHSDLHFNNILIDSTGQLAIIDFDEAGFGHYWLDIAVTFDEFYDYDEADTMIEQFINGYKAVRNIKFDSTTMKMFRGLSATLYASWIFAPENKWVTATKLDYAKNALQQIQNIESVRC, via the coding sequence TTGAATGGAGCAAAAAGTGTAGGTTACACCACGCAACAACTGAACCAGATAAAAAATGGATTAGACACTTTAGAAAAATATCTAATTAATATTGGTTACGAAACGAATAACTTTGGTATTATCCACTCTGATTTACATTTCAACAATATTTTAATTGATTCAACAGGTCAATTAGCCATTATTGACTTTGACGAAGCAGGTTTTGGTCATTATTGGCTAGACATAGCTGTAACGTTTGACGAGTTTTATGACTACGATGAAGCCGATACTATGATTGAGCAATTTATTAATGGTTACAAAGCTGTGCGGAATATAAAATTTGACTCAACAACAATGAAAATGTTTCGCGGACTATCTGCAACCCTTTACGCTTCTTGGATATTTGCACCTGAAAATAAATGGGTAACAGCGACTAAATTAGATTACGCTAAAAATGCGCTTCAACAGATTCAAAATATTGAATCAGTACGTTGCTAA
- a CDS encoding TIGR00341 family protein, producing MDLCLIKVFLPLTEEQNIQQLLSSYPGLETESIFKSQQQLLVNILLKKERVETVVDDLKQKFPNLEDCQLLVLPAETRPSQTNVKLPKFSETDKDDRVDQQEVYTQISQGIRLDTTEISLVILSTVIAAIGLVQGSEVVIIGAMVIAPLLKPNMALAVATTFGDLSLAIKTIKVGLTEIVISLLLSILLGILVPVNLGMNEIAIRTSVNLSDVVLAFASGVAGAISLTVDEQKAVVGVMVSVALLPPLVVLGMLIGSQLWQPAIETAVLVSTNIVCLNLAAIATFWLRDVRPQQWWQKFQASKITGIATTFWLVILAILISVIFMFQINQA from the coding sequence ATGGATTTATGCTTAATTAAAGTTTTTCTACCTTTGACAGAAGAACAAAACATCCAACAACTGCTATCTTCTTATCCTGGGTTAGAAACCGAATCGATTTTTAAATCACAACAGCAACTTTTGGTCAACATCTTACTGAAGAAAGAACGAGTCGAGACAGTAGTAGACGATTTAAAACAAAAATTTCCTAACCTCGAAGACTGTCAACTGTTGGTATTACCAGCAGAAACCAGACCGAGTCAAACTAATGTAAAATTGCCTAAATTCTCTGAAACAGATAAAGATGATCGCGTCGACCAACAAGAAGTTTATACTCAAATCTCCCAAGGTATTCGCCTCGACACTACAGAAATTTCTTTGGTCATTTTATCTACGGTGATCGCCGCGATCGGTTTAGTACAAGGAAGCGAAGTAGTAATAATTGGGGCAATGGTAATCGCCCCCTTACTGAAACCCAACATGGCGTTAGCAGTGGCTACTACCTTTGGCGATCTATCCCTAGCAATTAAAACTATAAAGGTTGGTTTAACAGAAATTGTTATATCTTTACTGCTGTCAATTTTGTTGGGCATATTAGTACCAGTCAATCTGGGAATGAATGAGATTGCCATCAGAACCAGCGTAAATCTTTCTGATGTTGTTTTAGCTTTTGCTTCAGGAGTAGCTGGAGCAATTTCTCTGACAGTTGACGAACAAAAAGCAGTAGTTGGAGTGATGGTTTCGGTGGCACTATTGCCTCCTTTAGTAGTTTTAGGAATGCTAATTGGTTCTCAGTTATGGCAACCTGCGATTGAAACAGCAGTTTTAGTGTCAACTAATATTGTTTGTCTCAATTTAGCTGCGATCGCCACTTTTTGGTTGCGAGATGTTCGTCCCCAGCAATGGTGGCAAAAGTTTCAGGCTAGTAAAATAACTGGGATTGCAACTACTTTTTGGTTAGTTATTCTAGCTATATTAATTAGTGTTATTTTTATGTTTCAGATAAACCAAGCCTAA
- a CDS encoding pentapeptide repeat-containing protein, translating into MANIEHLTKLRQGAISWINWLDSSHQPIIDLINADLRGVNLPEVYLVKADLTGADLCSAELVKANLTGANLESAELIDANLQQSNLTGANLQSAYLIDADLHQANLIGADLRAIMGRSANFSQANLIGTSIRQAQLRMANFMQAKLNRANLSETALAQASFDQADLSGANFFEAELQSASFYRANLYRVKAIATHLSNSYFLASSLLEANLTRCDLRWANMSYANLQSADLQEAKLRGTNLTKANLTGANLAKANLRGANLTNANLSQANLTGANIEDTIFDKAILTNTIMPDRTIHL; encoded by the coding sequence GTGGCGAATATTGAACATTTAACTAAACTTAGACAGGGGGCAATCAGTTGGATTAATTGGCTAGATAGTAGTCATCAACCAATAATCGATTTGATCAATGCCGATCTTCGGGGAGTAAATTTACCTGAGGTTTATTTAGTTAAAGCAGATTTAACTGGTGCCGATCTTTGTAGTGCTGAACTAGTTAAAGCGAATCTGACGGGAGCTAATTTAGAATCAGCAGAATTAATTGACGCTAATCTCCAACAAAGTAACTTAACGGGGGCAAATTTGCAGTCAGCCTATCTAATTGATGCAGATTTACATCAAGCGAACCTGATTGGAGCAGATTTAAGAGCAATTATGGGACGCAGTGCTAATTTTAGTCAGGCTAACTTAATTGGTACATCGATTAGACAAGCTCAATTGCGGATGGCAAACTTTATGCAGGCAAAGCTTAACCGTGCTAATCTCAGTGAGACAGCTTTAGCTCAGGCTAGTTTTGACCAGGCAGACTTATCAGGAGCCAACTTTTTTGAGGCAGAATTACAGTCCGCCAGTTTTTATCGAGCTAACTTATATCGAGTTAAAGCGATCGCAACTCACCTGAGTAATAGCTATTTCTTGGCTAGCAGTTTACTAGAAGCCAACTTGACACGCTGTGACTTACGTTGGGCAAATATGAGCTACGCCAACCTCCAAAGTGCAGATTTACAGGAAGCTAAACTACGAGGTACCAATTTAACCAAAGCTAATTTAACCGGAGCTAACTTAGCCAAGGCTAATCTAAGAGGCGCCAACTTGACTAACGCCAACCTCAGTCAAGCTAATTTAACAGGGGCAAACATCGAAGATACCATTTTTGACAAGGCAATCTTAACAAATACAATTATGCCTGATAGAACTATACATCTATAG
- a CDS encoding microcompartments protein, whose product MGVELRSYVYLDRLQSQNAAYIGTVALGFLPLPGDASLWIEISPGIEINRITDVALKSAVVRPGVQFVERLYGLLEIHASKQGEVRAAGRAILQTLGVKQQDSLKPQVVSSQIIRNIDAYQAQLINRDCRGQMLLAGQTLYVLEVQPAAYAALAANEAEKAALINILKVTAIGSFGRVYLGGEERDIIAGSIAALAAIESISGRESLTQKNNE is encoded by the coding sequence TTGGGCGTAGAACTTCGTAGTTACGTATATTTAGATAGATTGCAATCCCAGAATGCAGCCTACATCGGCACAGTGGCATTAGGATTTTTACCTTTACCAGGAGATGCTTCTTTATGGATTGAAATATCTCCTGGTATTGAAATAAATCGTATTACTGATGTTGCTCTCAAATCTGCGGTAGTACGTCCAGGAGTTCAATTTGTCGAAAGACTTTATGGACTACTAGAAATTCATGCTAGTAAGCAAGGAGAAGTAAGAGCAGCAGGAAGGGCGATCCTTCAAACATTGGGAGTGAAGCAACAAGACAGCTTAAAACCTCAGGTAGTTTCTAGTCAAATTATTCGTAATATTGATGCTTATCAGGCACAGCTAATTAATCGTGATTGCCGTGGGCAGATGTTACTGGCTGGACAGACTCTTTATGTCTTAGAAGTACAGCCAGCAGCTTACGCAGCTCTTGCTGCCAATGAAGCGGAAAAAGCAGCGTTAATTAATATTCTCAAAGTAACCGCAATAGGAAGCTTCGGCAGAGTCTATTTAGGAGGTGAAGAACGAGATATTATTGCTGGCTCGATAGCAGCTCTAGCAGCAATTGAAAGTATTAGTGGACGAGAAAGTTTGACTCAGAAAAATAATGAATAG
- a CDS encoding sucrose-phosphate phosphatase — MSPLLFVTDLDNTLVGDDPALAKLNQQLTNHREKYSSKIVYATGRSLYLYRLLAEAKSLIPPDALITSVGTEMYFDQNQEQFDPEWANILSQGWDRDEIIAIANQFSELQSQPKSEQNPFKISYYLAEAVSEEIITRLKSALSDQGYMIKLIYSAGQDLDLLPQNGDKGLAVKFLRQRWNITAEQTIVCGDSGNDISLFQGQEKGLIVGNAKPELLQWYEDNKNDKLYLAQSGYAGGILEGLKYFGFL; from the coding sequence ATGAGCCCTTTATTATTTGTAACTGATTTAGACAATACCCTGGTTGGAGACGATCCCGCGCTAGCAAAACTCAACCAGCAGTTGACTAATCACCGTGAAAAATACAGCAGTAAAATTGTCTATGCTACGGGGCGTTCTCTTTATTTGTATCGTTTACTTGCAGAAGCAAAATCTTTGATACCTCCAGATGCTCTAATTACTTCTGTGGGAACAGAAATGTATTTTGATCAAAATCAAGAACAATTTGATCCAGAATGGGCAAACATCCTCTCCCAGGGTTGGGATCGAGATGAAATCATAGCGATCGCCAACCAATTTAGTGAATTACAATCTCAGCCAAAATCAGAACAAAATCCGTTTAAAATTAGTTACTATTTGGCTGAAGCAGTATCTGAAGAAATCATCACCAGATTAAAATCTGCGCTGAGCGATCAAGGTTATATGATCAAGCTGATCTATAGTGCTGGTCAAGATTTAGATTTATTACCACAAAATGGAGATAAAGGTTTAGCCGTAAAATTCTTACGTCAGAGATGGAATATCACTGCCGAACAAACTATAGTTTGTGGTGATTCTGGTAACGATATTTCTCTATTTCAGGGACAAGAAAAAGGCTTGATTGTGGGTAATGCGAAGCCAGAATTACTTCAATGGTATGAAGATAACAAAAATGACAAGCTCTACTTAGCTCAGTCAGGCTATGCAGGTGGTATTTTAGAAGGTTTAAAATATTTTGGTTTTTTGTAA
- a CDS encoding TRAP transporter large permease subunit produces MNYDWLGMAMFAGALVLLSFGFSVAFSLGGVAIIFALIGAAVGEFSFSFFNAMPSRIFGIMGNYTLLAIPYFIFLGSMLEKTGIAEKLLETMGILFGKVRGGLALAVVIVGALLAASTGVVAATVVAMGLISLPIMLRYGYSKELAAGVIVASGTLGQIIPPSVVLVVLGDQLGIPVGDLFIGSLIPGLMMAGAFALHVVIVAWLKPEVAPALPPSVRIGGKKLLVRVMTVMLPPLLLIMVVLGSIFLGIATPTEAGALGSVGAIILAAFNRQLNWAALREVCDATMRITTMVMFILLGSTAFSLVFRGLGGDRFMENLLINIPGGVIGFLLVNMLVIFCLGFFIDFFEIAFIVIPIFAPVAQQLGIDLVWYGVIIGANLQTSFLTPPFGFALFYLRGVAPPELKTEEIYRGAIPFILLQLLVLALIITFPQIVNFLPALSSSPAPI; encoded by the coding sequence ATGAATTATGACTGGTTGGGAATGGCAATGTTCGCCGGAGCATTAGTCTTATTATCCTTTGGTTTTTCCGTTGCTTTTTCTTTGGGAGGGGTGGCTATTATATTTGCCCTGATTGGTGCAGCAGTGGGAGAATTTAGTTTTAGTTTTTTCAATGCTATGCCCAGCCGTATTTTTGGCATTATGGGCAACTATACCCTCCTGGCAATTCCCTATTTTATCTTTCTCGGTTCAATGCTGGAAAAAACAGGTATTGCTGAGAAGTTGTTAGAAACTATGGGTATTCTCTTTGGCAAAGTACGAGGTGGTTTAGCTTTAGCAGTAGTAATAGTTGGAGCATTATTGGCTGCTTCTACGGGAGTGGTAGCAGCTACCGTAGTGGCAATGGGCTTAATTTCTCTGCCGATTATGTTGCGCTATGGCTATAGTAAAGAATTAGCAGCCGGTGTAATTGTTGCTTCTGGTACTTTAGGACAAATAATTCCCCCCAGTGTAGTCCTAGTTGTTTTAGGAGATCAGCTTGGTATTCCTGTCGGTGATTTATTTATCGGTTCACTAATTCCTGGGTTAATGATGGCAGGGGCTTTTGCGCTTCACGTTGTGATTGTCGCTTGGCTCAAGCCGGAAGTTGCTCCCGCTCTTCCCCCTAGCGTCAGAATTGGTGGTAAAAAGCTATTAGTTCGAGTAATGACCGTGATGCTTCCCCCTCTTTTATTAATCATGGTAGTGCTGGGCAGTATTTTTCTGGGTATAGCTACACCTACTGAAGCAGGTGCCTTAGGGTCAGTAGGAGCGATAATTTTAGCAGCATTTAATCGTCAGTTGAATTGGGCAGCGTTGCGTGAGGTCTGTGATGCAACTATGCGCATTACTACCATGGTTATGTTTATTCTCCTGGGTTCAACTGCTTTTAGTCTGGTATTTCGGGGTTTGGGGGGAGACAGATTTATGGAAAACCTTCTCATCAATATCCCAGGAGGCGTAATCGGCTTTTTATTAGTTAATATGCTGGTGATCTTTTGCTTAGGTTTCTTTATTGATTTCTTTGAGATTGCTTTTATTGTAATTCCGATATTTGCCCCCGTTGCTCAACAGTTGGGGATAGATTTGGTATGGTATGGGGTGATTATTGGAGCTAATTTGCAAACATCTTTCTTAACTCCACCTTTTGGCTTTGCCCTCTTTTATTTACGAGGAGTAGCGCCACCAGAACTCAAAACCGAGGAAATTTATCGCGGGGCAATTCCGTTTATTTTGTTACAACTTTTGGTGCTAGCTCTAATTATTACTTTTCCTCAAATAGTTAATTTTTTGCCAGCTTTAAGTTCATCTCCAGCTCCAATCTAG
- a CDS encoding TRAP transporter small permease subunit produces the protein MSKLLKIAHIIDLINEWIGRITYWLVLLMVAVGTWNVLGRYLGRMIGTNLTSNALIEIQWYLFDVVFLCGAAYALKYNEHVRVDIFYKNWSRRRQALANFVGNIIFLIPFSCLIIYYSWGTVINSWKIREMSPDPDGLPRYPIKFTIIIAFILLIFQGISEAIKNWHIYQETNTSQEDN, from the coding sequence TTGAGCAAGCTATTAAAAATAGCCCATATAATTGATCTGATCAATGAATGGATTGGTCGCATTACCTATTGGCTAGTATTATTGATGGTTGCCGTAGGAACGTGGAATGTTTTAGGGCGATATTTAGGGCGTATGATCGGTACTAATCTTACTTCTAATGCCCTTATCGAAATACAATGGTATCTATTTGACGTGGTATTTCTTTGTGGTGCAGCCTATGCACTCAAATATAACGAACACGTTCGGGTAGATATTTTTTATAAAAACTGGAGTCGTCGTCGCCAAGCTCTAGCTAATTTTGTTGGCAATATTATATTTTTAATTCCGTTTAGTTGTTTAATAATTTATTATTCTTGGGGAACAGTAATTAATTCCTGGAAGATACGGGAGATGTCTCCCGATCCTGATGGTTTACCCCGCTATCCGATCAAATTTACGATTATTATTGCTTTTATTTTATTAATTTTCCAAGGAATTTCCGAAGCGATTAAGAATTGGCATATATATCAAGAAACTAATACCAGTCAGGAGGATAACTAA
- a CDS encoding single-stranded DNA-binding protein: MNSCILMAQIVSDPELRSTQDQTSVSSMMVEFESTREGEAPGKVQVEGWGNLAEEIKNTYSAGDQIIIEGRLSMNLFDMPEGYKEKRAKLVASRIYPLGNPSPSISGFATNNQSGYQPSSNNPSNPADFDIPPQPKPAPAYSDHTPVETISEPSSAPASTSNEDWDEIPF; the protein is encoded by the coding sequence ATGAATAGCTGTATTTTAATGGCGCAGATCGTTAGCGATCCTGAACTACGTTCTACTCAAGATCAAACTAGTGTATCTTCAATGATGGTAGAGTTTGAATCCACTAGAGAAGGAGAAGCACCAGGTAAAGTACAGGTAGAAGGATGGGGAAACTTAGCCGAAGAGATTAAGAATACTTATAGTGCTGGAGATCAAATTATTATTGAAGGTCGTTTGTCAATGAATTTGTTTGATATGCCAGAAGGATACAAAGAAAAGCGAGCCAAACTAGTAGCCTCAAGGATTTACCCTCTTGGTAATCCTAGTCCCAGTATCTCAGGTTTTGCTACTAACAACCAATCTGGGTATCAACCGTCTAGCAATAACCCTAGTAATCCAGCAGATTTTGATATCCCTCCCCAACCTAAACCTGCACCTGCTTATTCTGACCATACCCCAGTTGAAACTATTTCTGAGCCAAGTAGCGCACCTGCAAGCACTAGTAATGAGGACTGGGATGAAATTCCCTTTTAA
- a CDS encoding mannose-1-phosphate guanyltransferase translates to MRAVLMAGGSGTRLRPLTCDLPKPMVPVLNRPIAEHIINLLKRNSITEVIATLYYLPDVMRDYFQDGSDFGVEMTYAVEEEQPLGTAGCVKNIQQWLNDTFITISGDAITDFDLQAAIAFHREKKSKATLILTRVPNPVEFGVVITDEDGKINRFLEKPSLSEIFSDTVNTGTYILEPEVLDYLPENEESDFSKDLFPLLLKYQEPMYGYVAEGYWCDVGHLEAYREAQYDGLAKKVKLDFTYHEKFAGIWIGNNTYIDASAVIESPALIGDNCRIGARVRIESGTVIGDNVTIGADADLKRPIIWNGATVGDEAHLRACTIARGTRMDRRAQALEGAVVGALSIVGEEAQIAPGVRVWPSKRIESGAILNINLIWGNTALRQLFRQRGVSGLANIDLTPEFVVKLGASYGSTLKLGSTVIVSRDQRSVSRMVGRAIIAGLMSAGINVQNLEATAIPIARAIMTNLIDVSGGIHIRLEPDRPDYLLIEFFDKQGINISKSQEKKIEGAYFKEDLRRVAVQEIGSVGYPSGILDTYSRTFEKYLNIEAVRNSGSKIVIDYVYAVSGAILPQLLAKFGCDAVVLNASLKEIAISATEKELLLDQLGQVVEALGANFGVQVSANGEQFILVDESSLPIRGEILTALMVNTIFTANPRSTVVVPVHASSAVEEIARRHDGKVIRTKVNPTALMAASQDNPNVVLGGNSDMGFIFPQLHPGFDAMFSIAKLIEMLTIQERSLADIRNDLPNICHKSYSIRCPWKVKGALMRYLVENHPPENLELIDGVKIVNPHNDKWILILPDAGEPLVHIYANSRDRTWVDQQLAEYRHKVQSFIDREQG, encoded by the coding sequence ATGCGTGCAGTGCTAATGGCTGGAGGTTCGGGGACTAGGTTGCGTCCTTTGACTTGTGATCTTCCTAAGCCGATGGTGCCAGTACTTAACCGTCCCATCGCTGAGCATATCATTAACTTATTAAAACGCAACAGTATTACTGAAGTTATCGCTACTCTTTATTATCTGCCTGATGTGATGCGCGACTACTTCCAAGATGGGAGCGACTTCGGAGTAGAAATGACTTATGCCGTTGAAGAAGAACAACCCTTGGGAACTGCCGGCTGTGTCAAAAATATTCAACAATGGTTAAATGATACTTTTATTACCATTAGCGGGGATGCCATCACCGATTTTGATCTACAAGCGGCGATCGCCTTCCATCGTGAAAAGAAATCTAAAGCCACTCTGATTTTGACTCGCGTGCCTAACCCTGTTGAATTTGGGGTTGTAATTACCGATGAAGACGGAAAAATAAACCGCTTTTTAGAGAAGCCTTCCTTGAGCGAAATTTTCTCTGATACTGTAAATACAGGTACCTATATCCTAGAACCAGAAGTCTTAGATTATCTGCCAGAAAATGAAGAATCAGACTTTTCCAAAGATCTTTTTCCGTTATTGTTAAAGTATCAAGAACCGATGTATGGTTATGTCGCTGAAGGTTACTGGTGTGATGTAGGTCATCTAGAAGCTTATCGGGAAGCGCAGTACGATGGGTTAGCTAAAAAAGTTAAGCTAGATTTTACATATCACGAGAAATTTGCAGGAATTTGGATTGGCAACAATACCTATATTGATGCTAGTGCTGTTATCGAATCACCAGCTTTAATTGGTGATAATTGTCGGATTGGAGCAAGAGTAAGAATTGAGTCAGGGACGGTAATTGGCGATAACGTTACCATTGGAGCGGATGCCGATCTTAAACGTCCGATAATTTGGAATGGGGCTACTGTGGGAGATGAAGCTCATTTACGTGCCTGTACAATTGCTCGTGGCACAAGAATGGATCGTCGGGCGCAAGCTCTAGAGGGGGCAGTGGTAGGGGCTTTGTCCATTGTGGGAGAAGAAGCTCAAATTGCTCCTGGAGTAAGAGTTTGGCCCAGCAAAAGAATTGAATCGGGTGCGATTCTAAATATTAATTTAATCTGGGGCAATACCGCCCTGCGTCAACTTTTCAGACAAAGGGGAGTCTCAGGACTAGCTAACATTGACCTGACTCCAGAGTTTGTAGTTAAGTTGGGTGCATCTTATGGTTCAACTTTAAAGTTAGGTTCAACAGTAATTGTCTCTCGCGACCAGCGTAGTGTATCACGGATGGTTGGTCGAGCAATCATTGCCGGGTTAATGTCAGCGGGAATTAATGTGCAGAATCTAGAGGCTACAGCTATTCCCATTGCCCGCGCCATAATGACTAATCTGATCGATGTATCAGGAGGAATTCATATTCGTTTAGAACCCGATCGACCTGATTATCTATTGATTGAATTTTTTGATAAACAGGGGATTAATATTTCTAAGTCTCAAGAAAAGAAAATTGAGGGGGCTTATTTCAAGGAGGACTTGCGCCGAGTTGCCGTACAAGAAATTGGCAGTGTTGGCTATCCTAGCGGTATTCTCGATACTTATAGTCGTACCTTTGAAAAATACCTCAATATTGAGGCGGTACGAAATAGTGGTTCCAAAATTGTGATTGACTATGTCTACGCTGTATCTGGAGCAATTTTACCGCAACTTTTGGCTAAATTTGGCTGTGATGCAGTAGTACTAAATGCTAGCCTAAAAGAAATTGCTATTTCGGCGACCGAAAAAGAACTCTTGTTAGATCAACTTGGTCAAGTGGTAGAAGCCTTAGGAGCTAATTTTGGGGTACAGGTATCAGCCAACGGGGAGCAATTTATTCTGGTTGATGAGTCTAGTTTGCCGATTCGCGGAGAAATTTTGACCGCCTTAATGGTCAATACTATTTTTACTGCTAATCCTCGAAGTACAGTGGTTGTTCCTGTTCACGCCTCTAGTGCGGTGGAAGAAATCGCCCGTCGTCATGACGGCAAAGTAATCCGCACCAAGGTTAATCCTACTGCTTTGATGGCAGCTTCCCAAGATAACCCGAATGTAGTGCTAGGTGGCAACAGTGATATGGGATTTATTTTCCCTCAACTTCATCCAGGTTTTGACGCCATGTTTAGCATTGCCAAGTTAATTGAAATGTTAACCATTCAAGAGCGATCGCTGGCTGATATTCGCAATGATCTGCCTAATATCTGTCACAAATCTTATTCGATACGTTGCCCCTGGAAAGTCAAAGGTGCCTTGATGCGATACTTAGTTGAAAATCATCCTCCAGAAAATTTGGAATTGATTGATGGCGTTAAAATTGTTAACCCCCACAACGATAAATGGATTTTGATTTTGCCCGATGCCGGGGAGCCTTTGGTACATATTTATGCTAACAGTCGCGATCGCACTTGGGTCGATCAGCAACTAGCTGAATATCGTCATAAAGTCCAAAGTTTTATCGATCGCGAGCAAGGTTAA
- a CDS encoding cobalt-precorrin-6A reductase — protein MRGNIWLIGGTSESVTLAKAIASYQIPLVITVTSQSAKSLYPLTSNILVGCMDQIQMQSFCEEQMILAVVDASHPYAVEVSRQAIAVTTQLKIPYLRFERINYQPSDSISINSSIIQLDSFTTLLSGKYLQNQRVLLTVGCKSLPLFQVWQDRATLFARILPKIESLEIALESGFTSDRLIAIRPPISINLEIALWRKWQISLVVTKASGKAGGENIKRQVAAELEVPLIIIARPQVPYPQKTSIIPEVLAFCSRVSKIDSGKN, from the coding sequence ATGAGAGGAAATATTTGGCTCATTGGGGGCACAAGTGAAAGTGTAACCTTAGCCAAAGCGATCGCCTCATACCAAATACCTTTGGTTATTACTGTTACAAGCCAATCGGCTAAGTCTCTTTATCCTCTTACTAGCAACATTTTAGTGGGCTGTATGGATCAAATTCAAATGCAGTCTTTTTGTGAGGAGCAAATGATCCTCGCTGTAGTTGATGCCTCTCATCCCTATGCAGTTGAAGTTTCCCGTCAGGCGATCGCCGTTACTACCCAACTCAAGATTCCTTATTTACGTTTTGAAAGAATTAATTATCAACCATCAGATTCTATTTCAATTAACTCATCGATAATTCAATTAGATAGTTTTACAACTCTCCTTTCGGGGAAATATCTGCAAAATCAGCGAGTTTTATTAACTGTCGGTTGTAAATCTTTACCTTTGTTTCAAGTTTGGCAGGATCGCGCCACTCTGTTTGCGAGAATCTTGCCTAAAATAGAATCTCTAGAAATAGCTCTAGAATCTGGTTTTACAAGCGATCGCTTGATAGCTATTCGTCCACCTATTAGCATTAACTTAGAAATAGCTTTGTGGCGCAAGTGGCAAATATCTCTAGTTGTTACTAAAGCCTCTGGCAAGGCAGGAGGTGAAAATATTAAACGTCAAGTGGCAGCCGAATTAGAAGTTCCGTTAATTATTATTGCTCGTCCCCAAGTACCTTATCCTCAAAAAACATCCATCATCCCAGAGGTATTGGCTTTCTGTAGCCGGGTAAGCAAAATTGACAGTGGTAAAAATTAG
- a CDS encoding GNAT family N-acetyltransferase: MPNSQIAIAKSLPENDVIIAQHFYQLWLDNKVPSDSLREDWLEITLKFIEQARQEFSFQGFIAQDINKNQIVGSASCQLFQGLYPSPFKLEKRKYGYIWNVFVESDYRRQGIATQLTNKTIEYLKNLDCTRAVLHASPWGKPVYENLGFIPGNEMILDLL, encoded by the coding sequence ATGCCTAACTCTCAAATTGCGATCGCCAAATCTTTACCAGAGAATGATGTTATTATTGCCCAGCATTTTTATCAGTTATGGTTAGATAACAAAGTTCCCTCGGATTCTTTGCGGGAAGATTGGCTAGAAATAACTTTGAAATTTATCGAACAAGCACGTCAAGAATTTTCTTTTCAAGGTTTTATTGCCCAAGATATAAATAAAAATCAAATTGTAGGTTCTGCAAGTTGTCAACTATTTCAGGGTCTTTATCCATCACCGTTTAAATTAGAAAAACGGAAATACGGTTATATCTGGAACGTATTTGTTGAATCAGATTATCGTCGTCAAGGAATTGCAACTCAATTAACCAATAAAACTATCGAGTATCTCAAAAATTTAGACTGTACTAGAGCCGTTCTTCATGCTTCTCCCTGGGGAAAACCAGTATATGAAAATCTGGGTTTTATTCCTGGAAATGAAATGATTTTGGATTTACTCTAA